One Equus asinus isolate D_3611 breed Donkey chromosome 26, EquAss-T2T_v2, whole genome shotgun sequence genomic window carries:
- the LOC106840907 gene encoding killer cell immunoglobulin-like receptor 3DL3 isoform X1: MSPMIISLVCLEFFLVQRIWAQMGGQDKPSLSAWPSPVVPQGQHVNLQCHSLLGFDTFRLDKDDGAHIPELQGKTFRNNFLMGPVTPEYAGIYRCHGSYRHSPSVWSAPSDPLVIVVTGIYRKPSLLAQPSPLVQSGQNVTLKCCSEIVFDSFILHREGVMESPLHLVGQFHDGGSQATFFLGPVTIAHAGTYRCFGSINYSSYEWSTPSDPLNIKITGLYKKPSLLAQLSPVVRLGENVTLFCSSESSFDVYHLSRDEEAHEFWLAGGQSHNGAFQAIFPLGPVTPAHNGTYRCYGSFNNSPSVWSDPSDLLYLSVIGNSSSSWLLPTEQSSNTGNSKHLPVLTGSLVAIIFLAILLFFLIHHWCPAKKNAAIMDREPEVDKMVNREDRETEDPQEVTYTQLDHWIFTQKKVTPTSQRPKKSLTDTSVYMEFTTH, from the exons ATGTCGCCCATGATCATCAGCCTGGTGTGTCTTG AGTTCTTCTTGGTCCAGAGGATCTGGGCACAAATGG GTGGTCAGGACAAGCCCTCCCTATCTGCCTGGCCAAGCCCTGTGGTTCCTCAAGGACAGCATGTGAATCTTCAGTGTCACTCTCTTCTTGGGTTTGACACATTCAGACTGGACAAGGATGATGGAGCCCACATCCCTGAGCTCCAGGGCAAAACATTCCGGAACAACTTCCTCATGGGCCCTGTGACCCCAGAATATGCAGGAATCTACAGATGTCATGGTTCTTACAGGCACTCCCCCTCTGTGTGGTCAGCACCCAGTGACCCCCTGGTGATTGTGGTCACAG GAATCTACAGAAAACCTTCCCTCTTGGCCCAGCCGAGTCCCCTGGTGCAATCAGGACAAAATGTGACCCTGAAGTGTTGCTCAGAGATCGTGTTTGACAGCTTCATTCTTCACAGAGAGGGGGTAATGGAGAGCCCCTTACACCTTGTTGGGCAGTTCCATGATGGGGGCTCCCAAGCCACCTTCTTCTTGGGTCCTGTGACGATAGCCCATGCGGGGACCTACAGATGCTTTGGTTCTATCAATTACTCCTCCTATGAGTGGTCGACACCCAGTGACCCACTGAACATCAAGATCACAG GCCTCTACAAGAAACCTTCTCTCTTAGCCCAGCTGAGCCCCGTGGTGAGGTTAGGAGAGAATGTGACCTTGTTCTGCAGCTCTGAGAGCTCATTTGATGTGTACCATTTATCCAGGGATGAGGAGGCCCATGAATTCTGGCTTGCTGGAGGGCAGAGCCACAATGGTGCATTCCAGGCCATCTTCCCTCTGGGccctgtgaccccagcccacAACGGGACCTATAGATGCTACGGCTCTTTCAATAACTCTCCCTCTGTGTGGTCAGACCCAAGTGACCTGCTGTACCTTTCTGTCATAG GAAACTCTTCAAGTAGTTGGCTTCTACCCACTGAACAAAGCTCCAATACTG GTAACTCCAAACATCTGCCTGTTCTGACTGGGTCTTTGGTGGCCATCATCTTCCTTGctatccttcttttcttcctcattcatcACTGGTGCCCTGCTAAAAAGA ATGCTGCTATAATGGACAGAGAGCCTGAGGTGGACAAAATGGTGAATAGGGAG GACCGTGAAACAGAAGACCCACAGGAGGTGACATACACACAGTTGGATCATTGGATTTTCACACAGAAAAAAGTCACCCCCACTTCCCAGAGGCCCAAGAAATCCTTAACTGATACCAGTGTGTACATGGAATTTACAACACATTAA
- the LOC106840907 gene encoding killer cell immunoglobulin-like receptor 3DL3 precursor (The RefSeq protein has 1 frameshift compared to this genomic sequence) — MSPMIISLVCLEFFLVQRIWAQMGGQDKPSLSAWPSPVVPQGQHVNLQCHSLLGFDTFRLDKDDGAHIPELQGKTFRNNFLMGPVTPEYAGIYRCHGSYRHSPSVWSAPSDPLVIVVTGIYRKPSLLAQPSPLVQSGQNVTLKCCSEIVFDSFILHREGVMESPLHLVGQFHDGGSQATFFLGPVTIAHAGTYRCFGSINYSSYEWSTPSDPLNIKITGLYKKPSLLAQLSPVVRLGENVTLFCSSESSFDVYHLSRDEEAHEFWLAGGQSHNGAFQAIFPLGPVTPAHNGTYRCYGSFNNSPSVWSDPSDLLYLSVIGNSSSSWLLPTEQSSNTGNSKHLPVLTGSLVAIIFLAILLFFLIHHWCPAKKNAAIMDREPEVDKMVNREDRETEDPQEVTYTQLDHWIFTQKKXHPHFPEAQEILN, encoded by the exons ATGTCGCCCATGATCATCAGCCTGGTGTGTCTTG AGTTCTTCTTGGTCCAGAGGATCTGGGCACAAATGG GTGGTCAGGACAAGCCCTCCCTATCTGCCTGGCCAAGCCCTGTGGTTCCTCAAGGACAGCATGTGAATCTTCAGTGTCACTCTCTTCTTGGGTTTGACACATTCAGACTGGACAAGGATGATGGAGCCCACATCCCTGAGCTCCAGGGCAAAACATTCCGGAACAACTTCCTCATGGGCCCTGTGACCCCAGAATATGCAGGAATCTACAGATGTCATGGTTCTTACAGGCACTCCCCCTCTGTGTGGTCAGCACCCAGTGACCCCCTGGTGATTGTGGTCACAG GAATCTACAGAAAACCTTCCCTCTTGGCCCAGCCGAGTCCCCTGGTGCAATCAGGACAAAATGTGACCCTGAAGTGTTGCTCAGAGATCGTGTTTGACAGCTTCATTCTTCACAGAGAGGGGGTAATGGAGAGCCCCTTACACCTTGTTGGGCAGTTCCATGATGGGGGCTCCCAAGCCACCTTCTTCTTGGGTCCTGTGACGATAGCCCATGCGGGGACCTACAGATGCTTTGGTTCTATCAATTACTCCTCCTATGAGTGGTCGACACCCAGTGACCCACTGAACATCAAGATCACAG GCCTCTACAAGAAACCTTCTCTCTTAGCCCAGCTGAGCCCCGTGGTGAGGTTAGGAGAGAATGTGACCTTGTTCTGCAGCTCTGAGAGCTCATTTGATGTGTACCATTTATCCAGGGATGAGGAGGCCCATGAATTCTGGCTTGCTGGAGGGCAGAGCCACAATGGTGCATTCCAGGCCATCTTCCCTCTGGGccctgtgaccccagcccacAACGGGACCTATAGATGCTACGGCTCTTTCAATAACTCTCCCTCTGTGTGGTCAGACCCAAGTGACCTGCTGTACCTTTCTGTCATAG GAAACTCTTCAAGTAGTTGGCTTCTACCCACTGAACAAAGCTCCAATACTG GTAACTCCAAACATCTGCCTGTTCTGACTGGGTCTTTGGTGGCCATCATCTTCCTTGctatccttcttttcttcctcattcatcACTGGTGCCCTGCTAAAAAGA ATGCTGCTATAATGGACAGAGAGCCTGAGGTGGACAAAATGGTGAATAGGGAG GACCGTGAAACAGAAGACCCACAGGAGGTGACATACACACAGTTGGATCATTGGATTTTCACACAGAAAA GTCACCCCCACTTCCCAGAGGCCCAAGAAATCCTTAACTGA